The genome window CGCGCGGGTCCGCAACGGTCACCTCGGCGCCGGCGGCGTTTCGGACGGTGACGGCATAGCGGGGCGGGTCGGTTGGGGCAGGGGCGAGCCGGGTTGGCAGTTCGAGCGGGGACAGGGGCGGAGCGGAAACGGATTGGGCAACGGAGTTGTCGGCGGCCATGGCGATGCTTGGTGATGGTTGGGCCTCTGCGGCGCGTACCGGCGGGGAGCATGATGGGGGTGGCGCCCGGGGAAAAGGCGGAAACGGGCGGAGTCTGGGGAGGGGGGACGGGAGGCTGGCGGTTGCCGGATTGAGGCTTGAACTGACGGGGGCGGGCTGGGCACCCTTTCCCCGGTTTTTTTGACTTATGGCCGATCTTGCGAACCGCTATCCCGAGAACACCGGCGGGAAGTACTACGTGGATAACCAGTGCATCGACTGCGACCTGTGCCGGGAGACGGCGCCGAGCAACTTCCAGCGGAATGACGACGGGGGGTACTCGTACGTTTACAAGCAGCCGGAGTCGGCTGAGGAGGAGGCGCAGTGCAAGGAGGCGAAGGAAGGATGCCCGGTGGAGGCGATTGGGGACGACGGTTCGTAGGGGCGCCGGTGAGGGGAGGGATTTCAGGAGGCTCGCGGGCGTCGGCTCGCGGGCCTTTTTTTGCGGCGGTGCGGGCGGGGTTTCGAGAGAGGCCCAGGGAGGCCGAGGGCGGTTGGCGAGGTGTCGCATGAAGACGGGCGCGGAGGAGGGTGGCAAGGAGGAGGCTCAGAGACCGGGCCCGGCAGGGGAGCTGGGCGGGTTTCGACCGCCGGTGCCCCTGGCGCCGGGGCGACGGTTGTCGGACGAGCTGCAGCGGTTGATCCGGGCGTTCGAGGAGCGGTCGGTGTCGCTGCGGGAGGTGCTGGAGGTGATGCACGGGCGCGGGTACGACATGCTGTTGATTCTGCTGGCGATCCCGTTCTGCACGCCGATTCCGTTGCCGCTGTTTTCAACGCCATTCGGG of Verrucomicrobiia bacterium contains these proteins:
- a CDS encoding ferredoxin is translated as MADLANRYPENTGGKYYVDNQCIDCDLCRETAPSNFQRNDDGGYSYVYKQPESAEEEAQCKEAKEGCPVEAIGDDGS